The Candidatus Omnitrophota bacterium genome contains the following window.
AGGCAAAGCAATAAAACTTGCTATCATATATGCAAGAAAAAGTGAAGGACCTACCTGGCCTGCGGCAATAGCCGGTAGTATGAATAACCCGGAACTTATCATTGCCCCAGAGGCAATACAGAATACATCCCAGAAACCTAATTCTTTTCGTAATACTTTGACCATTTTCTTAGTCTACAGCCTCTCTTAAATAATCAACATTGCATCCCCGTAGCTATAAAATCTGTACTGCCATTTAATTGCTTCCTGATATGCCTTATGAATCAGCCTGCGTCCAGCAAATGCACAAACCAGAAGAAACAAGGTTGATCTTGGAAGATGAAAATTCGTTAAAAGATGATTAACTATCTTAAACTTAAATCCAGGATAAATGAATAAGTCTGTCCTCCCCTTTAAGGCGCCAAGACTGTTATGATCATTGCTAGCATTGGCTGCGCTCTCTAAGACGCGCGTAGTGGTTGTGCCGACTGCAAATACCTTATGAGCTTGTTGTTTTGTTTTGTTAACTAAATCTGCTACTTCAGCTGGCAAATTGAATTCTTCCTCTTCTATCTTATGCCTTGTGATTTCATCTTCCTTTACAGGCCTAAAACTACCCCAGCCAACATGAAGAGTCAAAAATCCAAGATCTACCCCCTTGTCTTTAATTCTATCAAGAATGTTTTTAGTAAAATGCAATCCCGCGGTTGGGGCAGCAACTGCACCCTCTTTGCTAGCATAAACAGTCTGATATTGCTCTCTATCAGAATCCTCTGCCTTTCGTCTAATGTAAGGAGGCAGGGGCATAACTCCAAAACGATTGATTAAACCACTGATGTCTTTGATATTTTCGAATCGAATCAGATTTAGATCTCTTTCCTTGCGCACCAGTTGCGCAGTAATACTTCCTGCATTAAGCGCGACCTTCTCACCCAACTTAAGTCTTGAAGGTCTTAGTAAACAGCGGAAGGTGTCGTCAGTCTCTTTCCCGAGAAGAAAGATCTCTACTTTCCCACCGCTTGAGCGCTTTGCAAACATCCTTGCTGGATAGACCTTTGTGTCATTTAATATTATACAATCGCCTTTAGATAAATAATCCAGGATATCTGAGAAATGGCGATGATGGATTTTACCCGTGTCTTTTTCAATCACCATAAGCTTCGATGCATCTCTTTGCTTTAATGGAAACTGGGCAATAAAATCTTTTGGTAATTGATAATCAAAATCTGCTAATTTCATGTTAAGAGGGATTTTAATAGTCTTTTTCTATTTTTGCACCATGATAATAATACTCTAGAATCTGTCTGTAGTCATGACCCTGCTTTCCCATAAAATATGCGCCCCACTGACACAGTCCTACGCCATGACCCCAGCCAAATCCTTTAAATAGAACAAAATCGCCCGAACTCTCTATTTGGAAATTTGTACTACGAAGTATCTTCGGCCCCAATATTTCTCTCAAAGCCTTACCTGAAATCTCTATTGTATCTGTAGCTGATATTATCTTCAATTTCAAAACACGATTTGATAAAGAACGCTCGACTATTTCTATTGATTCAATCTTGCCTACCCTTAAGCCGGCAGCATTTAACTTT
Protein-coding sequences here:
- the queA gene encoding tRNA preQ1(34) S-adenosylmethionine ribosyltransferase-isomerase QueA, translating into MKLADFDYQLPKDFIAQFPLKQRDASKLMVIEKDTGKIHHRHFSDILDYLSKGDCIILNDTKVYPARMFAKRSSGGKVEIFLLGKETDDTFRCLLRPSRLKLGEKVALNAGSITAQLVRKERDLNLIRFENIKDISGLINRFGVMPLPPYIRRKAEDSDREQYQTVYASKEGAVAAPTAGLHFTKNILDRIKDKGVDLGFLTLHVGWGSFRPVKEDEITRHKIEEEEFNLPAEVADLVNKTKQQAHKVFAVGTTTTRVLESAANASNDHNSLGALKGRTDLFIYPGFKFKIVNHLLTNFHLPRSTLFLLVCAFAGRRLIHKAYQEAIKWQYRFYSYGDAMLII